From the genome of Papaver somniferum cultivar HN1 chromosome 2, ASM357369v1, whole genome shotgun sequence, one region includes:
- the LOC113353618 gene encoding bZIP transcription factor RISBZ2-like isoform X2, producing MLGSSCHWFHNVILEENSVWKFACLRDLQIPPFRQQVFFQWIHLYVSAFGEDDKISNPKSGEEGATVVGTPVGTLPSAIVTSKTITTTFPPASGAEVSKHEGVPSNLWVKSEREIKRDRRKPSNRESARRLRLRKQAEPEELATKVEVLYVENMYLKSKISQLAEKPENLKHQQNFFNYISIRLQTAVSALVRPTMTKETIKVPQVTEPLTYTGGCINKKPKIRQAMCLGSIS from the exons ATGCTTGGATCATCTTGTCATTGGTTTCATAATGTAATCTTGGAAGAAAACAGTGTTTGGAAATTTGCTTGTTTACGTGATCTTCAAATTCCTCCGTTTCGCCAACAAGTCTTCTTCCAATGGATCCACCTCTACGTATCAGCATTTG GTGAGGATGATAAAATATCTAATCCCAAGTCTGGCGAAGAGGGTGCAACCGTTGTGGGAACTCCAGTAGGAACTCTACCTTCAGCTATTGTAACTTCAAAGACCATAACTACTACTTTCCCTCCTGCATCAGGTGCGGAGGTGTCAAAGCATGAGGGAGTGCCTTCTAATCTCTGGGTGAAG AGCGAACGGGAGATAAAACGCGATAGAAGGAAACCGTCTAACAGAGAATCAGCTCGAAGGTTAAGGTTGAGGAAGCAG GCTGAGCCTGAAGAACTGGCAACGAAAGTTGAAGTGTTGTATGTTGAGAACATGTATCTTAAATCTAAAATCAGTCAGTTAGCAGAGAAACCGGAGAACCTAAAGCACCAACAGAATTTTTTCAACTACATCAGCATCAGGCTTCAAACAGCAGTTTCAGCACTTGTTCGACCAACAATGACTAAAGAAACTATTAAGGTCCCACAAGTTACAGAACCTCTTACATACACAG GTGGTTGTATCAACAAAAAGCCCAAAATCAGACAAGCAATGTGTCTGGGAAGCATTAGCTGA
- the LOC113353618 gene encoding transcriptional activator TAF-1-like isoform X1, which produces MLGSSCHWFHNVILEENSVWKFACLRDLQIPPFRQQVFFQWIHLYVSAFGGSSARSCGLSISCCMRGHGEDDKISNPKSGEEGATVVGTPVGTLPSAIVTSKTITTTFPPASGAEVSKHEGVPSNLWVKSEREIKRDRRKPSNRESARRLRLRKQAEPEELATKVEVLYVENMYLKSKISQLAEKPENLKHQQNFFNYISIRLQTAVSALVRPTMTKETIKVPQVTEPLTYTGGCINKKPKIRQAMCLGSIS; this is translated from the exons ATGCTTGGATCATCTTGTCATTGGTTTCATAATGTAATCTTGGAAGAAAACAGTGTTTGGAAATTTGCTTGTTTACGTGATCTTCAAATTCCTCCGTTTCGCCAACAAGTCTTCTTCCAATGGATCCACCTCTACGTATCAGCATTTG GGGGCTCATCCGCAAGGTCCTGTGGTCTCAGCATCTCCTGTTGCATGCGAGGCCACG GTGAGGATGATAAAATATCTAATCCCAAGTCTGGCGAAGAGGGTGCAACCGTTGTGGGAACTCCAGTAGGAACTCTACCTTCAGCTATTGTAACTTCAAAGACCATAACTACTACTTTCCCTCCTGCATCAGGTGCGGAGGTGTCAAAGCATGAGGGAGTGCCTTCTAATCTCTGGGTGAAG AGCGAACGGGAGATAAAACGCGATAGAAGGAAACCGTCTAACAGAGAATCAGCTCGAAGGTTAAGGTTGAGGAAGCAG GCTGAGCCTGAAGAACTGGCAACGAAAGTTGAAGTGTTGTATGTTGAGAACATGTATCTTAAATCTAAAATCAGTCAGTTAGCAGAGAAACCGGAGAACCTAAAGCACCAACAGAATTTTTTCAACTACATCAGCATCAGGCTTCAAACAGCAGTTTCAGCACTTGTTCGACCAACAATGACTAAAGAAACTATTAAGGTCCCACAAGTTACAGAACCTCTTACATACACAG GTGGTTGTATCAACAAAAAGCCCAAAATCAGACAAGCAATGTGTCTGGGAAGCATTAGCTGA